One genomic window of Halanaerobium saccharolyticum subsp. saccharolyticum DSM 6643 includes the following:
- a CDS encoding DUF4870 domain-containing protein gives MYHKKTSLGLDENVESIIAYAGIWVTGLIFLFIEKENNHVRFHAMQSLITFFSLFIASSLILVIPVIGIMISSLITFVGTILWLLLMYKAYSGEVFKLPFIGDVAEELIFGESFEKKE, from the coding sequence ATGTATCATAAAAAAACCAGTCTCGGTCTGGATGAAAATGTTGAGTCTATTATAGCTTATGCAGGTATCTGGGTAACGGGTTTGATTTTTTTATTTATAGAAAAGGAAAACAATCATGTTCGTTTTCATGCAATGCAGTCCTTGATCACCTTTTTTTCATTGTTTATAGCCTCTTCTTTAATTTTAGTAATTCCAGTGATCGGAATTATGATTTCTTCTTTGATAACATTTGTTGGAACAATTCTCTGGTTGCTGCTGATGTATAAAGCTTATAGTGGTGAAGTTTTTAAATTACCTTTTATTGGTGATGTAGCTGAAGAATTAATTTTCGGGGAAAGTTTTGAAAAAAAAGAATAA
- a CDS encoding ADP-ribosylglycohydrolase family protein encodes MKKIEKEIKNNAFGVFFGLIIGDALGAAVEFKARDTFEKLTDMRAGGPHGLDAGYWTDDSSMALCLAESLTEKDFNLEDQLQRYIKWYKEGYLSSTGNCFDIGNITANSLEHYEKNGELPPARERAAGNGSLMRLAPVPIYYRNDFKEAVKYSGKSSLTTHNNQMAIDSCRYLGALIQQFINSRFKVEAFKIKVIKETALDINLNDEVLGAINGSFEKHRDEIKSTGFVIHTLEASLWSFLNTDSFDEAVLLAANLGDDADTVAAVTGQLAGSYYGFNSIPEKWIDKLVHYPLLKDIAEKLYKIKQQGNN; translated from the coding sequence ATGAAAAAAATAGAAAAAGAAATAAAAAATAATGCATTTGGCGTTTTTTTTGGATTAATTATTGGAGATGCCTTAGGAGCTGCCGTTGAATTTAAAGCAAGAGATACTTTTGAAAAGTTAACTGATATGAGGGCAGGTGGGCCACATGGTTTAGATGCTGGTTATTGGACTGATGATAGTTCAATGGCACTCTGCCTTGCAGAAAGTTTGACTGAAAAAGATTTTAATTTAGAAGATCAGCTGCAGAGGTATATCAAATGGTATAAAGAAGGTTATTTAAGTTCAACTGGAAACTGTTTTGATATTGGGAATATTACAGCAAATTCTCTTGAACATTATGAGAAAAATGGGGAACTTCCACCGGCCAGAGAAAGAGCGGCTGGGAATGGATCTTTAATGAGATTAGCTCCAGTACCAATTTATTACAGAAATGATTTTAAAGAGGCTGTTAAATATTCTGGGAAAAGTTCTTTAACAACTCATAACAATCAAATGGCCATAGATAGTTGTAGATATTTAGGTGCTTTAATACAGCAATTTATTAATTCAAGATTTAAAGTTGAAGCTTTTAAAATTAAAGTTATCAAAGAAACAGCTTTAGATATAAATTTAAATGATGAAGTTCTTGGCGCAATAAATGGCTCTTTTGAAAAACATAGGGATGAAATTAAGTCCACCGGTTTTGTAATACATACTTTAGAAGCCAGTCTCTGGTCATTTTTAAATACTGATTCTTTTGATGAAGCAGTATTATTAGCTGCTAATCTTGGTGATGATGCAGACACTGTAGCAGCAGTTACTGGTCAGTTGGCTGGTTCATATTATGGTTTCAATTCAATACCAGAGAAATGGATTGACAAATTAGTTCATTATCCATTACTTAAAGATATTGCTGAAAAATTATATAAAATTAAGCAGCAGGGAAATAATTAG
- the mgtE gene encoding magnesium transporter, which translates to MENKIDNIKEEINNYLNQEKNVKEDWIEDNHPIDIAEALSELEASEINNFTKLLETEDLADIFEESEKDLQIDILKSKSSQEIIDIFSHMAADDITDILGLLTIQKRKELLRHMKQDDALVVKNLLGYDKESAGGIMTTEYLLLNKNLTTTEALKKIKNIAPDTEIIDTIYVSDDRKKLVGSVDLRDILSSDDDKILEELMDDNIVKVTADVDQEIVAQQVAKYDLTVIPVINKNDILIGIITVDDIIDVIEAENTEDLYKMHGVDEEERSDTTLLQSVKSRLPWMFINLATAFLATFTVAIFEDVISQVVALAAAMPIVAGMGGNAGTQTLSIVIRGIALGEIDFKDNWMLLFKEAMVGIINGAATGLVTGFILYLMYGNYYLGIIIFFAMILNLLIAGMFGFLIPLSLQSLGIDPALASAIFLTTVTDVFGFFVFLGLARTFLIHLI; encoded by the coding sequence ATGGAAAATAAAATTGATAATATTAAAGAGGAAATTAATAACTATTTAAATCAAGAAAAAAATGTTAAAGAAGATTGGATTGAAGATAATCATCCAATAGATATTGCTGAGGCATTATCAGAATTAGAAGCTTCAGAGATTAACAATTTTACTAAATTATTAGAAACAGAAGATCTTGCTGATATCTTTGAAGAATCAGAAAAAGACTTACAAATTGATATTTTGAAAAGCAAAAGTTCGCAAGAAATAATTGATATTTTTTCTCATATGGCAGCTGATGATATAACTGATATTTTAGGTTTGTTAACTATTCAAAAGCGCAAAGAATTGCTGCGTCACATGAAACAAGATGACGCATTAGTAGTAAAAAATCTGCTGGGATATGACAAAGAATCTGCTGGTGGTATAATGACCACCGAATATCTCTTATTAAATAAAAACTTAACAACAACAGAGGCTTTAAAAAAAATAAAAAATATAGCCCCTGATACAGAAATTATTGATACTATTTATGTTTCTGATGATAGAAAAAAATTAGTTGGTAGTGTTGATTTAAGAGATATTTTAAGTTCTGATGATGATAAAATATTAGAAGAATTGATGGATGACAATATTGTTAAAGTTACCGCTGATGTTGACCAGGAAATAGTTGCTCAGCAGGTAGCAAAATATGACTTAACTGTAATACCAGTTATAAATAAAAATGATATATTAATTGGAATTATCACTGTTGATGATATTATTGATGTAATAGAGGCAGAGAATACTGAGGATTTATATAAAATGCACGGGGTAGATGAAGAAGAAAGATCGGATACAACACTACTCCAATCTGTTAAAAGTAGATTACCCTGGATGTTCATTAATTTGGCAACTGCATTTTTAGCAACATTTACTGTAGCAATATTTGAGGATGTTATTTCTCAGGTTGTTGCTTTAGCTGCAGCAATGCCAATAGTTGCTGGTATGGGTGGAAATGCTGGTACTCAAACACTTTCGATTGTAATAAGAGGTATAGCTTTAGGAGAAATTGATTTTAAGGACAATTGGATGTTGCTATTTAAAGAAGCCATGGTTGGTATAATCAATGGTGCGGCCACAGGTTTAGTTACAGGTTTTATTCTTTATTTGATGTATGGAAATTATTATTTAGGAATTATAATTTTCTTTGCTATGATTCTAAATTTATTAATAGCAGGTATGTTTGGCTTTTTAATTCCACTATCACTGCAGTCGCTAGGGATTGATCCTGCTTTAGCTTCAGCAATATTTTTAACAACTGTGACAGATGTTTTTGGGTTCTTTGTTTTCTTAGGATTGGCAAGAACATTTTTGATTCATTTAATATAA
- a CDS encoding metallophosphoesterase family protein, whose protein sequence is MSKSIKFIHTADVHLGKKLSCNSSKNSKVKDIFINATEQAFKNLVELAVAEEIDFILIAGDLYDREARSIKSSRFFLKQCQYLNENEIKIYIISGNHDPAGIENEVFELPENVHYFSSEKVETIKYKKDNKLAARIIGQSYRQKFENRTMYNYYTAPDKSVFNIALLHTALNKDNNRYVPVNKSELLTKNEIHYWALGHLHQYQKLSQDPSINFPGALQSHNISEQGSKGAILVEVDSNLKIKENFVPLSPIIFKEIVVDLERENELDNITKLQQLINEKLEKQFNNIKINNKSRKYKIKAAVIRLNIVGRTPVHQYVADNREELEETLLEDMRIKFSRESPSLWLHSLILRTAKPLKNLEELKKSSQLYQNINQLINDLLTDNELNQELLAEWGQIWQGDENAEDRSNYRFYADSKLQKNILEEVEKIIISELIEGGD, encoded by the coding sequence ATGTCAAAATCAATTAAATTTATTCATACAGCAGACGTACATTTAGGTAAAAAGCTCAGCTGTAATAGTTCCAAAAATAGTAAAGTAAAAGATATTTTCATCAACGCGACTGAGCAGGCTTTTAAAAACTTGGTTGAATTAGCTGTGGCAGAGGAAATTGACTTTATTTTAATTGCTGGCGATCTTTATGATAGAGAAGCTAGATCAATTAAGTCTAGTCGATTCTTTTTAAAACAGTGTCAGTACCTTAATGAAAATGAAATAAAAATTTATATTATATCTGGTAATCATGATCCAGCGGGAATAGAAAATGAAGTTTTTGAGCTACCTGAAAATGTACATTATTTTTCTAGTGAAAAAGTCGAAACTATAAAATATAAAAAAGATAATAAACTGGCTGCTAGAATAATTGGTCAGTCTTACAGGCAGAAATTTGAAAATAGAACAATGTATAATTATTATACTGCGCCGGATAAATCTGTTTTTAATATTGCCTTACTACATACAGCCTTAAATAAGGATAATAACCGTTATGTACCAGTTAATAAAAGTGAATTATTAACTAAAAATGAAATTCATTATTGGGCTCTGGGACATCTACATCAATATCAAAAGCTCAGCCAAGACCCTTCTATTAATTTTCCAGGTGCTTTACAGTCTCATAATATTAGTGAACAGGGCAGCAAAGGAGCCATATTAGTAGAAGTAGATTCTAATTTGAAAATAAAAGAAAATTTTGTTCCCCTATCACCTATTATTTTTAAAGAGATCGTAGTAGATCTAGAAAGAGAAAATGAATTAGATAATATTACAAAATTACAGCAATTGATAAATGAGAAATTAGAAAAACAATTTAATAATATTAAGATTAATAACAAATCAAGAAAATATAAAATTAAAGCAGCTGTAATACGTTTAAATATTGTGGGCAGAACTCCTGTCCATCAATATGTAGCTGATAACAGAGAAGAATTAGAAGAAACTCTACTGGAAGATATGAGGATCAAATTTAGCCGGGAAAGTCCATCACTTTGGCTTCACTCTCTAATATTAAGAACAGCTAAACCATTAAAAAATTTAGAAGAACTTAAAAAAAGCAGTCAACTTTACCAAAATATTAATCAATTGATTAATGATCTTTTAACTGATAATGAGCTGAACCAGGAATTACTTGCCGAATGGGGTCAAATCTGGCAGGGAGATGAAAATGCAGAAGACAGGTCAAACTACAGATTTTATGCTGATTCAAAGCTGCAGAAAAATATTTTAGAAGAAGTTGAAAAAATTATTATATCTGAATTAATAGAAGGCGGAGATTAA
- a CDS encoding AAA family ATPase — translation MFYKNIYIRDFGIFNNQNLNDISKNLVVIGGKNRAGKSTFLKLLRHLPYGLPQNNSIPPASNQYYIETEIERENKDYKLFLNGYAAPEVIDQDENKIESAELFNHLDQLSYQQLFTISLNELQKLSKIADGKKKEKRLYSVLMGAGLSELVKVPELADKYFNSAKNIGGILGDPSVASFKPYYNEIKEAEEIRDQALLEIKEFNKKREELKKAEEKSKKLKNNIGQLEDKIFILDLLKNNYSTLNKVENLKLKLEQSTVKNNNINFINLDKISDYKQRLDLKKDELQTSKNELIKSIKSDTLADFLNFIRSKNIEINNYHQKVDLLNEKIKNFSTQNNKINTEYQALILECNNLNSNWENPLTNLDEINLDLLNQETLNNNLRKNDELKSKIKSITAEIDRLELDIEKTETELTDINYKQPASILKKTYSILVLSMIILTSSIFINYSQIKYFSLVIALTAFIYYNSNYKSSKLEKERADNLKNNLIQKENNLNSLKKKLSEKKNSLKLTEKKLTNIAQSLKIKNTDEDQNFNYLKSYFLEIKDKKRRYNKLKTDDKENDKLKEEIITDLEKIYNLIKKADVYCNRKFNIKTIKIEQTDQLIKQAEYLFKDLELLTKLKKMAADFSDKQQELNHLINDIEDFLNDFKKGENLEIRLDAYYKMAEKSTEYKKIKDEYQNKKSQLEYTLKASDKIKETLNKLAPAADYYQSFLKLYRNFSSLAAVEEEKISLTEDLNFSQKQKDKVEQRITTLKNDIKALSSSTKIENTQAKINQAQNNLEKKAQRYAVNKSVYFILKKLRARMVEKAETELLKPASDILAKISDKYYKKLETADDLESSEFKTITADGKEFNSVNQLSRGSLEQLFLSVRISRIKEIKPKLPIVLDDSLVNFDSNHLYNTAKIIVNLAKQHQIFVLSCHPHLVKYIGEITKSAQYWKLESGKFELSQRQKLIDYLKY, via the coding sequence ATGTTTTACAAAAATATATATATTCGTGATTTTGGAATATTTAATAATCAGAATCTCAATGATATTTCAAAAAATCTAGTAGTTATTGGTGGTAAAAATAGAGCAGGTAAAAGTACTTTTTTAAAATTATTGCGTCATCTGCCCTATGGTTTACCTCAAAATAATTCTATTCCGCCAGCAAGCAATCAATATTATATTGAAACTGAAATTGAAAGAGAAAATAAAGATTATAAATTATTTTTAAATGGTTATGCTGCACCTGAGGTTATTGACCAAGATGAAAATAAAATTGAATCTGCTGAACTTTTCAATCATTTAGATCAGCTTAGTTATCAGCAGTTATTTACAATTAGTTTAAATGAACTTCAAAAATTATCTAAAATTGCAGATGGGAAAAAGAAAGAAAAACGTCTTTATTCTGTTCTAATGGGGGCAGGGCTTTCAGAATTGGTTAAAGTACCCGAACTTGCAGATAAATATTTTAATTCTGCTAAAAATATTGGAGGGATTTTGGGAGATCCTTCTGTTGCTTCATTTAAACCATATTATAATGAGATTAAAGAAGCAGAGGAAATAAGAGATCAAGCACTTTTAGAAATAAAAGAATTTAATAAAAAAAGAGAAGAGTTAAAAAAAGCTGAAGAAAAATCAAAAAAACTAAAAAATAATATTGGCCAACTTGAAGATAAAATTTTTATTTTGGATCTCTTAAAAAACAATTATTCTACTCTTAATAAAGTAGAGAATTTAAAACTAAAATTAGAACAGTCAACAGTAAAAAATAATAATATTAATTTTATAAATTTGGATAAAATATCTGATTATAAACAAAGACTTGATTTAAAGAAAGATGAACTGCAGACTTCTAAAAATGAGTTAATTAAATCAATTAAGAGTGATACCTTAGCAGACTTTTTGAATTTCATAAGATCAAAAAATATTGAAATTAATAATTATCACCAAAAAGTTGATTTATTAAATGAAAAAATTAAAAATTTTAGTACTCAAAATAATAAAATAAATACTGAATATCAAGCTTTAATTTTAGAGTGTAATAATTTAAATTCTAACTGGGAAAACCCTTTAACAAACTTAGATGAGATTAATTTAGATTTATTAAATCAGGAAACTTTAAATAATAATTTAAGAAAAAATGATGAACTGAAATCTAAAATTAAGAGTATCACAGCTGAAATTGATAGATTAGAGCTCGATATTGAAAAAACTGAAACAGAGCTGACTGATATTAATTATAAGCAACCAGCTTCTATCTTGAAAAAAACTTATTCTATTTTGGTTTTATCAATGATTATACTAACATCATCTATCTTTATCAACTACAGTCAAATTAAGTATTTTTCTCTAGTTATAGCTTTAACTGCTTTTATATATTATAATTCTAATTATAAGAGTTCTAAATTAGAAAAAGAAAGAGCAGATAACCTTAAAAATAATTTAATTCAAAAGGAAAATAACCTGAATTCTTTAAAGAAAAAATTAAGTGAGAAAAAAAATAGTTTAAAGCTAACTGAAAAAAAATTAACAAACATTGCTCAATCATTAAAAATTAAAAATACTGATGAAGATCAAAATTTTAATTATCTGAAATCTTATTTTTTAGAAATAAAAGATAAAAAAAGAAGATATAATAAATTAAAAACAGATGACAAAGAAAACGATAAACTTAAAGAGGAAATAATTACTGATTTAGAAAAAATATATAACTTAATTAAAAAAGCAGATGTATATTGTAATCGAAAATTCAATATTAAAACTATAAAAATTGAACAAACTGATCAATTAATTAAGCAAGCAGAGTATTTATTTAAAGATTTAGAACTGTTAACTAAATTAAAAAAAATGGCTGCTGATTTTTCTGATAAACAACAAGAGTTAAACCATTTAATTAATGATATTGAAGATTTTTTGAATGATTTTAAAAAAGGAGAAAATCTTGAAATTAGATTAGATGCTTATTATAAAATGGCAGAAAAATCTACTGAATACAAAAAGATTAAAGACGAGTATCAAAATAAAAAATCTCAATTAGAATATACTTTAAAAGCTTCAGATAAAATTAAAGAAACCCTAAATAAATTAGCTCCAGCAGCAGATTATTATCAGAGTTTTTTAAAGCTTTACAGAAATTTTTCATCATTAGCAGCTGTCGAAGAAGAAAAAATTAGCCTTACTGAAGATTTGAATTTTTCGCAAAAACAAAAAGATAAAGTAGAGCAAAGAATAACAACTTTGAAAAATGATATTAAAGCTCTTTCTAGTTCTACAAAAATAGAAAATACGCAAGCAAAAATTAATCAAGCTCAAAATAATTTAGAGAAAAAAGCTCAAAGATATGCTGTCAATAAAAGTGTTTATTTTATTTTAAAGAAATTAAGAGCAAGAATGGTTGAAAAAGCAGAAACTGAACTATTAAAGCCTGCTTCCGATATACTGGCTAAAATTAGTGATAAATATTATAAAAAATTAGAAACAGCTGATGACTTAGAAAGTTCAGAGTTTAAAACTATTACTGCTGATGGTAAGGAGTTTAATAGTGTAAATCAGCTAAGCCGCGGTAGTTTAGAACAGCTTTTTTTATCAGTTAGAATTAGTAGAATTAAAGAAATAAAACCTAAATTACCAATTGTTTTAGATGATTCGCTCGTTAATTTTGACAGCAATCATTTATATAATACAGCTAAAATAATTGTTAATTTAGCAAAGCAGCACCAGATATTTGTTTTAAGCTGTCATCCACATTTAGTTAAATATATTGGGGAGATAACTAAATCTGCTCAATATTGGAAGCTTGAATCAGGAAAATTTGAGCTGAGTCAACGACAAAAATTAATTGATTATCTAAAATATTAA
- a CDS encoding ribose-phosphate pyrophosphokinase → MEDKTITKIPFGQLGIIVHESCKELGQKVDDYIVERRKEEFANSCSEYHLEEIKDTYVIDSEIVRFANGEAKGSLKETIRGKDIYILADIGNYSVTYNMFGHENRMSPDDHFQDIKRLISAIAGKARRIHIIMPLLYESRQDKRNSRESLDCAMALQELENLGVENIFTFDAHETRVQNAIPQTGFESLYSTYQIIKAMNKVDAEICFDKDEMMVISPDTGAMDRAIYYASVLGLDVGLFYKRRDYKKIIDGRNPIIQHEYMGAEVEGKDILIVDDMIASGGSVFDIAKELKKKNARNIYVAVSFTFFTNGIEKMNKYYEEGYIKKLFSTNLTYVPQKFKDAEWFEEVDMSKLISLLIDTVNYDDSVSPILDSTNKIKSIVGK, encoded by the coding sequence GTGGAAGACAAAACAATAACTAAGATACCATTTGGACAACTGGGGATTATTGTCCACGAAAGCTGTAAAGAGCTGGGGCAAAAAGTTGATGATTACATTGTTGAGCGAAGAAAAGAAGAGTTTGCTAACAGCTGCAGCGAATATCATTTAGAAGAGATCAAAGATACATATGTCATTGATAGTGAGATAGTTCGTTTTGCTAATGGAGAGGCTAAAGGATCTCTTAAAGAAACAATTAGAGGTAAAGATATTTATATTTTAGCAGATATAGGTAACTATAGTGTTACTTATAATATGTTTGGACACGAAAATAGAATGAGTCCTGATGACCATTTTCAGGATATCAAGCGTTTAATTTCGGCTATTGCTGGAAAAGCCAGAAGAATTCATATTATCATGCCGCTGCTATATGAAAGCCGTCAGGATAAAAGAAATAGCCGGGAATCTTTAGATTGTGCTATGGCTTTACAGGAGTTAGAAAATTTAGGTGTTGAAAATATTTTTACTTTTGATGCTCATGAAACAAGAGTTCAAAATGCTATTCCGCAAACTGGTTTTGAAAGTCTATATTCCACCTATCAAATTATTAAAGCAATGAATAAAGTAGATGCAGAAATTTGTTTTGATAAAGATGAAATGATGGTAATTTCTCCTGATACAGGTGCTATGGATAGAGCAATTTATTATGCAAGTGTTTTAGGACTTGATGTTGGTTTATTCTATAAGCGAAGAGATTACAAAAAGATTATCGATGGTAGAAACCCAATTATTCAGCATGAATATATGGGAGCAGAAGTAGAGGGCAAAGATATTTTAATTGTTGATGATATGATTGCTTCTGGTGGATCTGTTTTTGATATTGCTAAAGAATTAAAAAAGAAAAATGCAAGAAATATTTATGTTGCAGTTTCATTTACTTTCTTTACAAATGGAATTGAAAAAATGAATAAATACTATGAAGAAGGGTATATTAAAAAATTATTCTCTACTAATTTAACTTATGTACCTCAGAAATTTAAAGATGCTGAATGGTTTGAAGAAGTTGATATGTCTAAATTAATTTCACTACTTATTGATACTGTAAATTATGATGATTCAGTAAGTCCAATTTTAGACTCAACAAATAAAATTAAAAGTATTGTAGGTAAATAA